In a genomic window of Curtobacterium flaccumfaciens pv. betae:
- a CDS encoding 4-hydroxy-tetrahydrodipicolinate reductase yields the protein MVTPVAVVGATGRLGGLVASVVEEIPEFELVARLSSKDGAHEAPPSVFGGAALVVDVTVPSLSPAIVENALSSGANVLVGTSGWSLDRLAKLRTGLQERPDQGVLVVPNFSIGSVLGTHLATIAAPWFPAAEIVETHHAGKIDSPSGTAVRTAELMADARREVGPVDAPHVDQRARGQQVASVPIHSLRLPGVKAVQDVVLSGPGETLTIRHDTNDDVAYVAGIRAALANVVSARGLTVGLGSVLGIG from the coding sequence ATGGTCACTCCCGTCGCCGTCGTCGGCGCCACCGGTCGTCTCGGGGGCCTCGTGGCGTCCGTCGTCGAGGAAATCCCGGAGTTCGAGCTCGTCGCCCGCCTGTCGTCGAAGGACGGCGCGCACGAGGCGCCGCCGTCGGTCTTCGGCGGCGCGGCCCTGGTGGTCGACGTGACGGTGCCGTCGCTCAGCCCGGCGATCGTGGAGAACGCCCTCTCGAGCGGCGCGAACGTGCTCGTCGGCACCTCCGGCTGGTCGCTCGACCGGCTCGCCAAGCTCCGCACCGGGCTGCAGGAACGCCCGGACCAGGGGGTGCTCGTGGTCCCGAACTTCTCGATCGGCTCCGTGCTCGGCACGCACCTGGCGACGATCGCGGCCCCGTGGTTCCCCGCCGCCGAGATCGTCGAGACCCACCACGCCGGCAAGATCGACTCGCCCTCGGGCACCGCGGTGCGCACCGCCGAGCTGATGGCCGACGCGCGGCGCGAGGTCGGTCCCGTGGACGCCCCGCACGTCGACCAGCGCGCCCGCGGCCAGCAGGTCGCCAGCGTGCCCATCCACTCGCTCCGGCTCCCCGGGGTGAAGGCCGTGCAGGACGTGGTGCTGAGCGGCCCCGGCGAGACGCTGACGATCCGGCACGACACCAACGACGACGTCGCCTACGTCGCGGGCATCCGTGCGGCGCTGGCGAACGTGGTGTCGGCGCGGGGCCTCACCGTGGGCCTCGGCAGCGTCCTCGGGATCGGCTGA
- a CDS encoding tetratricopeptide repeat protein, protein MERAGRTIRSPFWGAALMAVLLALYIVLVGQRAVAFIATGIPIGIGIGVALFVVAAIGALLLVLEFRFGIRITRLGARLEAEGGTPDDVVPVRASGRPIRDAADELFPRYRDAVEQDPADWRGWYRLGVVYDAAGDRKRARSAMRTALARAADR, encoded by the coding sequence ATGGAGCGGGCCGGACGCACGATCCGCTCGCCGTTCTGGGGTGCGGCGCTGATGGCGGTGCTGCTCGCCCTGTACATCGTGCTCGTCGGGCAGCGCGCCGTGGCCTTCATCGCCACCGGGATCCCGATCGGCATCGGCATCGGCGTCGCGCTGTTCGTCGTCGCCGCGATCGGGGCGCTCCTGCTCGTGCTCGAGTTCCGCTTCGGCATCCGCATCACCCGGCTCGGCGCACGGCTCGAGGCCGAGGGCGGCACCCCGGACGACGTCGTCCCGGTGCGGGCGTCGGGCCGGCCGATCCGCGACGCCGCCGACGAGCTGTTCCCGCGGTACCGCGACGCGGTCGAGCAGGACCCCGCCGACTGGCGTGGCTGGTACCGGCTCGGCGTGGTCTACGACGCCGCCGGTGACCGCAAGCGTGCACGATCGGCGATGCGCACAGCCCTGGCGCGCGCCGCCGACCGCTGA
- a CDS encoding TIGR01777 family oxidoreductase translates to MPDTTEQPLSILVAGSSGFIGTPLVRALREAGHHVTTLVRREARTATEFRWAPGRRPLDPAILDGADVVINLAGANIGKLPWTDAYRREIRSSRIDATDTLVEAMRHAATPPALFLSGSASGVYGDRPADVLQDDAAPGTGFLADVCTAWEAAANAAPAGVRVVTLRTGIVIGKGGGALAPLVPLTKLGVGSRLGTGGQHWPWIALEDEVGAIVHLATAAPDVSGPVNLAGPEPVVADRITKHVAEVLHRPYLFRIPEFALRLALRDAADDMLLSSQRMVPTKLLESGYTFRYTQAADAIDAVF, encoded by the coding sequence ATGCCCGACACGACGGAACAACCGCTCTCGATCCTGGTGGCCGGCTCGTCCGGGTTCATCGGAACGCCCCTCGTCCGCGCCCTGCGCGAGGCGGGGCACCACGTCACCACGCTCGTCCGCCGCGAAGCGCGCACCGCGACCGAGTTCCGCTGGGCGCCGGGGCGGCGTCCGCTCGACCCGGCGATCCTCGACGGCGCCGACGTGGTGATCAACCTGGCCGGTGCGAACATCGGCAAGCTGCCGTGGACGGACGCCTACCGCAGGGAGATCCGCAGCTCGCGCATCGACGCCACCGACACCCTGGTCGAGGCGATGCGGCACGCCGCCACTCCCCCGGCCCTGTTCCTGTCGGGCTCGGCCTCGGGTGTGTACGGCGACCGCCCGGCCGACGTGCTGCAGGACGACGCCGCCCCGGGCACGGGATTCCTCGCCGACGTCTGCACCGCGTGGGAGGCCGCCGCGAACGCCGCTCCCGCCGGGGTCCGCGTCGTCACGCTCCGTACCGGCATCGTCATCGGCAAGGGCGGCGGTGCGCTCGCGCCGCTCGTCCCGCTGACCAAGCTCGGCGTCGGCAGCCGGCTGGGCACCGGTGGCCAGCACTGGCCGTGGATCGCGCTCGAGGACGAGGTGGGCGCGATCGTGCACCTGGCGACCGCGGCCCCGGACGTCTCCGGCCCGGTGAACCTGGCGGGTCCTGAGCCCGTCGTCGCCGACCGCATCACGAAGCACGTCGCCGAGGTCCTGCACCGCCCGTACCTCTTCCGGATCCCCGAGTTCGCCCTGCGCCTGGCGCTGCGGGACGCCGCCGACGACATGCTCCTGTCGAGCCAGCGGATGGTCCCGACGAAGCTGCTCGAGTCCGGCTACACGTTCCGGTACACGCAGGCGGCGGACGCCATCGACGCCGTCTTCTGA
- a CDS encoding thymidylate synthase, giving the protein MTDSETVQPDASVPTPYEDLLRRVLTEGSPKGDRTGTGTRSLFGAQLRYDLSKGFPLVSTKRVHFKSVAYELLWFLRGEGNATWLQEHGVRIWNEWADADGDLGPVYGVQWRSWPTPSGEHVDQIAQVIDQITTNPDSRRLIVSAWNVADVPDMALAPCHAFFQFFVNDGKLSCQLYQRSADMFLGVPFNIASYALLTHMIAAQTGLEVGDFVWTGGDCHIYDNHVEQVEEQLSRTAYPMPTLELAPRDSIDDYEYEDFTVVGYEHHPAIKAAVAV; this is encoded by the coding sequence GTGACCGACAGCGAGACCGTACAGCCCGACGCCTCCGTCCCGACCCCCTACGAAGACCTGCTCCGCCGGGTCCTGACCGAGGGCTCGCCGAAGGGTGACCGCACCGGCACCGGCACCCGCAGCCTGTTCGGCGCGCAGCTCCGCTACGACCTGTCGAAGGGGTTCCCCCTCGTCAGCACGAAGCGCGTGCACTTCAAGTCGGTCGCGTACGAGCTCCTCTGGTTCCTGCGCGGCGAGGGCAACGCGACCTGGCTGCAGGAGCACGGTGTCCGGATCTGGAACGAGTGGGCGGACGCCGACGGCGACCTCGGCCCGGTGTACGGCGTGCAGTGGCGCTCATGGCCCACCCCCTCGGGTGAGCACGTCGACCAGATCGCCCAGGTCATCGACCAGATCACGACCAACCCGGACAGCCGCCGGCTCATCGTCTCGGCGTGGAACGTCGCCGACGTGCCGGACATGGCGCTCGCCCCGTGCCACGCGTTCTTCCAGTTCTTCGTCAACGACGGCAAGCTCTCGTGCCAGCTCTACCAGCGGAGCGCCGACATGTTCCTCGGCGTCCCGTTCAACATCGCCTCGTACGCGCTGCTGACCCACATGATCGCGGCGCAGACCGGACTCGAGGTCGGCGACTTCGTCTGGACCGGCGGCGACTGCCACATCTACGACAACCACGTCGAACAGGTCGAGGAGCAGCTGTCCCGCACGGCGTACCCGATGCCGACGCTCGAACTCGCACCGCGCGACTCGATCGACGACTACGAGTACGAGGACTTCACCGTCGTCGGCTACGAGCACCACCCGGCGATCAAGGCCGCGGTCGCCGTCTGA